One window of Phycodurus eques isolate BA_2022a chromosome 17, UOR_Pequ_1.1, whole genome shotgun sequence genomic DNA carries:
- the LOC133416065 gene encoding microfibrillar-associated protein 3-like isoform X1: MGLALVDMLTAITIPVLLLLCVHAVDGAEKRSDTQTVSGSVVLKEGTDALIECNVTGVRSDVRWYGPGGHLLVEVPGGKWLIEETGELNITAVSFEDRGGYTCVTEGGNYSVTIRVAYTHSGLGVYYVGVCLAAFSMTMVLNMALLGMVRSHLKKTERAINDFFRTEGAEKLQKALEIARHIPIVTSAKTLELAKVTQYKTKEFARHMEELARSVPLPPLLLNCRAGGEEAGGGEPAQSGREVRDDGAAAAGLMAGGERGSEEDRADVSVHSA; the protein is encoded by the exons ATGG GTTTGGCTCTCGTCGACATGCTAACGGCTATAACCATCCCCGTGCTACTGCTCCTCTGCGTGCACGCGGTAGATGGCGCAGAGAAACGCTCGGATACGCAGACCGTGTCCGGCAGTGTCGTGCTGAAGGAGGGAACCGATGCACTGATCGAGTGCAACGTGACGGGGGTCCGCAGTGATGTCAGGTGGTACGGTCCTGGCGGACATCTGCTGGTCGAGGTCCCAG GTGGTAAGTGGCTTATCGAGGAGACGGGGGAACTCAACATCACGGCCGTCTCCTTCGAGGACCGCGGCGGCTACACGTGTGTGACGGAGGGCGGCAACTACAGTGTGACCATCCGCGTGGCCTACACCCACAGCGGTCTGGGCGTGTACTACGTGGGCGTGTGCCTGGCCGCCTTCTCCATGACCATGGTCCTCAACATGGCCCTGCTGGGCATGGTCCGGAGCCACCTGAAGAAGACGGAGCGGGCCATCAACGACTTCTTCCGCACTGAGGGCGCCGAGAAGCTCCAGAAGGCCCTGGAGATCGCCCGCCACATCCCCATCGTCACGTCGGCCAAGACGCTGGAGCTGGCTAAGGTCACGCAGTACAAGACCAAAGAGTTTGCGCGGCACATGGAGGAGCTGGCCCGCAGCGTCCCGTTGCCACCGCTCTTACTCAACTGCCGCGCCGGCGGCGAGGAGGCGGGTGGCGGCGAGCCTGCACAGAGTGGGAGGGAGGTACGTGACGACGGGGCGGCCGCAGCGGGGTTGATGGCGGGGGGTGAGCGAGGAAGCGAGGAAGACCGCGCGGATGTGTCGGTTCACTCGGCGTGA
- the LOC133416065 gene encoding microfibrillar-associated protein 3-like isoform X2, translating into MLTAITIPVLLLLCVHAVDGAEKRSDTQTVSGSVVLKEGTDALIECNVTGVRSDVRWYGPGGHLLVEVPGGKWLIEETGELNITAVSFEDRGGYTCVTEGGNYSVTIRVAYTHSGLGVYYVGVCLAAFSMTMVLNMALLGMVRSHLKKTERAINDFFRTEGAEKLQKALEIARHIPIVTSAKTLELAKVTQYKTKEFARHMEELARSVPLPPLLLNCRAGGEEAGGGEPAQSGREVRDDGAAAAGLMAGGERGSEEDRADVSVHSA; encoded by the exons ATGCTAACGGCTATAACCATCCCCGTGCTACTGCTCCTCTGCGTGCACGCGGTAGATGGCGCAGAGAAACGCTCGGATACGCAGACCGTGTCCGGCAGTGTCGTGCTGAAGGAGGGAACCGATGCACTGATCGAGTGCAACGTGACGGGGGTCCGCAGTGATGTCAGGTGGTACGGTCCTGGCGGACATCTGCTGGTCGAGGTCCCAG GTGGTAAGTGGCTTATCGAGGAGACGGGGGAACTCAACATCACGGCCGTCTCCTTCGAGGACCGCGGCGGCTACACGTGTGTGACGGAGGGCGGCAACTACAGTGTGACCATCCGCGTGGCCTACACCCACAGCGGTCTGGGCGTGTACTACGTGGGCGTGTGCCTGGCCGCCTTCTCCATGACCATGGTCCTCAACATGGCCCTGCTGGGCATGGTCCGGAGCCACCTGAAGAAGACGGAGCGGGCCATCAACGACTTCTTCCGCACTGAGGGCGCCGAGAAGCTCCAGAAGGCCCTGGAGATCGCCCGCCACATCCCCATCGTCACGTCGGCCAAGACGCTGGAGCTGGCTAAGGTCACGCAGTACAAGACCAAAGAGTTTGCGCGGCACATGGAGGAGCTGGCCCGCAGCGTCCCGTTGCCACCGCTCTTACTCAACTGCCGCGCCGGCGGCGAGGAGGCGGGTGGCGGCGAGCCTGCACAGAGTGGGAGGGAGGTACGTGACGACGGGGCGGCCGCAGCGGGGTTGATGGCGGGGGGTGAGCGAGGAAGCGAGGAAGACCGCGCGGATGTGTCGGTTCACTCGGCGTGA